One genomic window of Acidobacteriota bacterium includes the following:
- a CDS encoding MFS transporter, which yields MSAVPKPGLLTRLAYGFGGVAFGAKDNAFAYFLLLFYSQVLGLNAQLVALALGIALVIDAILDPIVGYWSDNFSSKLGRRHPMMYAAAIPVTIAFYFVWNPPAGLTDGQLWLYLLALTVTVRVCITFYEIPSYALGAELTDDYDARTSLMGLRSFFTWIGGVTLAVIALRYFLVPTAEVPNGYFNIPGYGTYGLLAAGMIFLSILVCTAGTHNRIKYLRQPPPQRKQTVRSIFGEIFESLADRSFMALFLATLFGFVAGGLSAALNHYLNGFFWEFTTEQVSVLTLSIYLSAPMSLIIAPLAGKLWGKRNAAIGLGAIAFTVAPAPYFLRLAGLMPPNGDPALFNIMLFIIIFDVALIIAVQILTASMVADLVEQSELKTGRRSEGIFFASITFIRKVTAAMGVFIASMVLELAKFPEGAQPGSVPDEAVRTLGAIYAPVMLGVWTLMITSLFFYRISRQQHVENLRLLAERREAAAASGAP from the coding sequence ATGAGTGCGGTTCCCAAGCCAGGACTACTCACGAGGCTGGCCTACGGTTTTGGCGGCGTTGCCTTTGGCGCCAAGGACAACGCCTTCGCGTACTTCCTCCTCCTCTTCTACAGTCAGGTGCTCGGGCTGAACGCTCAGCTCGTCGCGCTGGCGCTGGGTATCGCGCTCGTCATCGATGCCATCCTCGATCCGATCGTCGGCTACTGGTCCGACAATTTCAGCTCAAAACTCGGCCGGCGGCATCCCATGATGTACGCCGCCGCGATCCCCGTCACGATTGCCTTCTATTTCGTCTGGAACCCGCCCGCCGGCCTCACCGATGGCCAGCTCTGGCTCTACCTCCTCGCGCTGACGGTGACGGTCCGTGTCTGCATCACCTTCTACGAAATTCCGAGTTACGCCCTCGGCGCGGAACTGACCGACGACTACGACGCGCGCACCTCGCTGATGGGCCTGCGCAGTTTCTTCACGTGGATCGGCGGCGTGACACTGGCGGTCATCGCCTTGCGCTACTTCCTCGTGCCGACAGCGGAAGTGCCGAACGGCTATTTCAACATCCCGGGCTATGGAACCTACGGCCTCCTCGCCGCGGGCATGATCTTCCTTTCGATCCTTGTCTGCACGGCGGGCACTCACAACCGGATCAAATATCTGCGGCAACCTCCGCCGCAACGAAAGCAGACGGTCCGGAGCATCTTCGGCGAGATATTCGAGTCGCTTGCCGACCGGTCGTTCATGGCGCTGTTCCTCGCAACGCTCTTCGGCTTCGTCGCCGGAGGTCTTTCAGCTGCGCTCAACCATTATCTCAATGGCTTCTTCTGGGAGTTCACGACCGAGCAGGTCTCTGTGCTCACGCTGTCGATTTACCTCTCCGCGCCGATGTCGCTCATCATTGCGCCGCTCGCGGGAAAGCTGTGGGGCAAGCGCAACGCCGCCATCGGCCTCGGCGCGATCGCGTTCACCGTCGCGCCGGCGCCATACTTCCTGCGCCTCGCCGGCCTGATGCCGCCCAACGGCGATCCCGCCCTTTTCAACATCATGCTGTTCATCATCATCTTCGATGTCGCGCTGATCATCGCCGTGCAGATACTCACGGCCTCGATGGTCGCCGATCTCGTCGAGCAGAGCGAGCTGAAGACCGGCCGGCGCTCCGAGGGCATCTTCTTCGCGTCGATCACCTTCATCCGCAAGGTCACCGCGGCGATGGGCGTTTTCATCGCATCGATGGTGCTGGAGCTCGCGAAGTTCCCGGAAGGGGCGCAGCCCGGCTCGGTGCCGGACGAAGCGGTGCGTACGCTCGGTGCAATCTATGCCCCGGTCATGCTCGGCGTCTGGACATTGATGATCACCAGCCTGTTCTTCTACCGGATCAGCCGCCAGCAGCACGTCGAAAACCTGCGCCTGCTCGCCGAGCGCCGGGAAGCAGCGGCCGCCAGCGGCGCGCCCTGA
- a CDS encoding glycosyltransferase family 2 protein, with product MPKTQPSLHCDSPMQADASAILAVIPTLNEARHIETCIRSLMAGSPELRRVPLTVADGGSSDETVAIVERLMGEFPNLRVLHNPKRLQSAALNLAAEEHAGPETGILVRCDAHSIYPENFILDVARALADSGAASLVIPMDAVGETCFEKGNAWIVDTPLGSGGAAHRGGKVSGWVDHGHHAGFRLDWFRRIGGYDETFSHNEDAEYDVRLKKAGGRVYLNAGIRIRYIPRGTVRGLFRQYKGYGKGRARNVRKHGTRLKLRQLIPIAVLLGSAAGALASLVYLPALLLPLGYISLLAAASIVTAIRYGSACGLFAGVAAGTMHVGWAAGFLGEALGRKG from the coding sequence ATGCCCAAAACCCAGCCTTCCCTGCACTGCGATAGCCCGATGCAGGCTGATGCGTCAGCGATTCTGGCCGTGATTCCGACGTTGAACGAAGCGCGCCATATCGAGACATGTATCCGCTCGCTCATGGCGGGATCGCCGGAGCTGCGGCGGGTGCCGCTGACGGTCGCCGATGGCGGCAGCTCGGACGAGACGGTGGCCATCGTCGAGCGCCTGATGGGCGAGTTCCCGAACCTGCGCGTGCTGCACAATCCGAAGCGCCTGCAATCGGCGGCGCTTAACCTTGCGGCCGAAGAGCATGCGGGGCCGGAAACCGGTATCCTGGTGCGGTGCGATGCGCATTCGATCTATCCGGAAAACTTCATTCTCGATGTGGCCCGCGCACTGGCCGACTCCGGCGCCGCGTCGCTGGTCATCCCGATGGATGCGGTCGGGGAAACCTGTTTCGAGAAGGGCAACGCCTGGATCGTGGATACCCCGCTCGGATCGGGCGGCGCCGCCCACCGCGGCGGCAAGGTGTCGGGCTGGGTGGACCACGGCCACCATGCCGGCTTTCGTCTCGACTGGTTCCGCAGGATCGGCGGCTATGACGAGACCTTCTCGCACAACGAAGACGCCGAATATGACGTCCGCCTGAAAAAGGCCGGCGGGCGGGTCTACCTCAATGCGGGCATCCGGATCCGGTATATCCCGCGGGGAACGGTGCGCGGCCTGTTCCGGCAGTACAAGGGTTACGGCAAGGGCCGGGCGCGCAATGTGCGCAAGCACGGCACGCGGCTGAAGCTGCGCCAGCTCATTCCGATCGCGGTGCTGCTCGGATCGGCAGCGGGCGCGCTCGCCTCGTTGGTGTATCTGCCTGCGCTTCTGCTACCGCTGGGTTATATTTCGCTGCTGGCGGCCGCTTCGATCGTGACGGCCATCAGGTATGGCTCGGCTTGCGGCCTGTTTGCCGGGGTCGCTGCCGGAACGATGCATGTTGGTTGGGCAGCCGGCTTCCTGGGCGAAGCACTCGGCCGCAAAGGTTAA
- a CDS encoding polysaccharide export protein, which yields MTVFRPVYILLLSALTLVLAACGTTGGQSAGAREATPDAVTQMTSAYALGSSDRLRVTVFGHPDLSGEFEVDGTGSISLPLIGQIKAEGLSTANLEKSISASLASGYILDPRVSVEVINYRPFYILGEVGTPGEYPYTNGLTVQNAVAAAGGFTYRANKKVVYIKSIDGKAEVAYDLTANTVVKPGDTLRIGERIF from the coding sequence ATGACTGTGTTTCGTCCCGTCTACATCCTCCTTCTTTCCGCGTTGACCCTGGTGCTCGCCGCGTGCGGCACGACCGGCGGCCAGTCTGCCGGCGCCCGGGAAGCGACACCTGATGCCGTGACCCAGATGACTTCGGCTTATGCGCTGGGCTCCAGCGACCGGTTGCGCGTCACCGTGTTCGGCCATCCTGACCTGTCGGGTGAGTTCGAAGTCGACGGCACGGGATCGATCTCGCTGCCGCTGATCGGCCAGATCAAGGCTGAAGGCCTGTCGACTGCCAACCTCGAGAAGTCGATCTCGGCGTCGCTCGCCAGTGGCTACATCCTTGATCCGCGCGTCAGCGTCGAAGTCATCAACTACCGCCCGTTCTACATCCTCGGCGAAGTCGGCACGCCTGGCGAGTATCCGTACACCAACGGCCTGACCGTCCAGAACGCCGTGGCCGCCGCCGGTGGGTTCACCTACCGCGCCAACAAAAAGGTGGTCTACATCAAGAGCATCGATGGCAAAGCGGAAGTTGCCTACGACCTGACGGCGAACACCGTCGTGAAGCCTGGCGACACGCTGCGGATTGGTGAACGGATCTTCTGA
- a CDS encoding antibiotic biosynthesis monooxygenase — protein sequence MIGIVAKLKIRDGKQSEFEKVAKDLMAKVKANEPGCLTYQLYKTKGSADEYIFMEQYASADALAAHGQTEYFKAAGPKLGAVLAGRPEIQQYEIVE from the coding sequence ATGATCGGCATCGTCGCAAAACTGAAGATCCGGGACGGTAAACAGTCCGAGTTCGAGAAAGTTGCAAAGGACCTGATGGCCAAGGTCAAAGCGAACGAGCCGGGCTGCCTGACTTACCAGCTCTACAAGACCAAAGGTTCGGCAGACGAATACATCTTCATGGAGCAGTACGCCTCCGCCGACGCGCTCGCCGCCCATGGCCAGACCGAGTACTTCAAGGCCGCAGGTCCGAAGCTCGGCGCCGTGCTCGCCGGGCGGCCCGAAATCCAGCAATACGAAATCGTCGAATAA
- a CDS encoding NAD(P)/FAD-dependent oxidoreductase, which produces MAASSALTGQDSQPIDALIVGAGFAGMYMLHKLRGLGLNSKVVEAGSGVGGTWYWNRYPGARVDIQSLEYSFGFDEGLESEWRWSERYAPQPELLRYAEHVADRFDLKRDITFNTRVAAAHWDDAAQVWNVKTEQGDAMRCRHLILATGCLSIPTDVTFPGIDTYKGDIYRTSRWPHEGVDFSGMRVGIIGTGSSAIQSIPIIASQADHLTVFQRTPNYSMPAHNGPIPDADFEAWSKDPRAYRAASKDTVGGFQNEANDALATDTAPEEIKAELERRWAWGGFRILGAFADTSIDPEANRIVQEFVAGKIREQVSDPAVADLLTPKDHPFGTKRPCVDTGYYATFNRPNVELVNLRAEPLVGFTPDGIETSAKKYEFDAVVLATGFDAMTGAIDRIDLRGVGGRRIKDHWAEGPRTYLGLMVAGFPNLFTITGPGSPSVLTNMINSIEQHVEWIADCLVSLKQRQQTSIEASEEAEAAWCRHVAEAVTPSLLPQANSWYMGANVPGKPRMFMPYAGGLNTYTEICNQVAAKDYEGFIIRQGDRVLSDSRQFTSHPPQGEIPEKLLPIIVERLTAAGLMPAE; this is translated from the coding sequence ATGGCCGCTTCGTCTGCGCTCACGGGTCAGGATTCCCAGCCGATCGACGCCCTGATTGTCGGGGCAGGTTTCGCCGGCATGTACATGCTGCACAAGCTGAGAGGTCTCGGCCTCAATTCAAAGGTCGTCGAGGCCGGCAGCGGCGTTGGCGGCACCTGGTACTGGAACCGCTATCCGGGCGCTCGTGTCGACATCCAGAGCCTCGAATACAGTTTCGGCTTCGACGAGGGCCTCGAGTCCGAATGGCGCTGGTCGGAGCGCTATGCGCCGCAGCCGGAACTGCTGCGTTATGCCGAACACGTCGCCGACCGCTTCGATCTGAAGCGCGACATCACCTTCAACACCCGCGTCGCCGCGGCCCACTGGGATGACGCCGCGCAAGTCTGGAACGTGAAGACAGAGCAGGGCGACGCGATGCGCTGCCGCCATCTCATCCTCGCCACCGGCTGCCTCTCCATCCCGACCGACGTCACCTTCCCGGGCATCGACACCTACAAGGGCGACATCTACCGCACCTCGCGCTGGCCGCATGAAGGCGTGGATTTCTCCGGCATGCGTGTCGGCATCATCGGCACCGGCTCGTCTGCCATCCAGTCGATCCCGATCATTGCATCGCAGGCCGACCACCTCACCGTGTTCCAGCGCACGCCGAACTATTCGATGCCGGCGCATAACGGCCCGATCCCGGACGCCGATTTCGAAGCCTGGTCGAAAGACCCGCGCGCCTATCGCGCCGCCTCGAAAGACACCGTCGGCGGTTTCCAGAACGAAGCCAACGACGCCCTCGCCACGGACACAGCGCCCGAAGAGATCAAGGCCGAGCTCGAGCGCCGCTGGGCCTGGGGCGGCTTCCGCATCCTCGGCGCGTTTGCCGACACGTCGATCGATCCCGAAGCCAATCGCATTGTGCAGGAATTCGTCGCCGGCAAAATCCGCGAACAGGTCTCCGATCCGGCCGTCGCTGACCTCCTGACGCCGAAGGACCACCCCTTCGGCACCAAGCGCCCGTGTGTCGACACCGGCTATTACGCCACCTTCAACCGCCCCAACGTCGAGCTCGTGAACCTGCGCGCCGAGCCGCTGGTCGGCTTCACGCCGGATGGCATCGAAACCTCGGCGAAGAAATACGAGTTTGACGCCGTGGTGCTCGCCACCGGATTTGACGCCATGACCGGCGCAATCGACCGCATCGACCTGCGCGGCGTCGGCGGCCGCCGGATCAAGGACCACTGGGCCGAAGGCCCGCGCACCTATCTCGGCCTGATGGTCGCCGGTTTCCCGAACCTGTTCACGATCACCGGCCCCGGCAGCCCGTCCGTGCTCACCAACATGATCAACTCGATCGAGCAGCACGTTGAATGGATCGCCGACTGTCTCGTTTCGCTGAAGCAGCGCCAGCAGACCAGCATCGAAGCGTCCGAGGAAGCTGAGGCCGCCTGGTGCCGTCACGTTGCCGAAGCGGTCACGCCGTCGCTGCTGCCGCAGGCCAACAGCTGGTACATGGGCGCCAACGTGCCGGGCAAACCGCGCATGTTCATGCCCTATGCCGGCGGGCTCAACACCTATACCGAAATCTGCAACCAGGTGGCCGCCAAGGATTATGAAGGCTTCATCATCCGCCAGGGCGACCGCGTGCTGTCCGACTCGCGGCAGTTCACCAGCCATCCGCCGCAAGGCGAGATCCCGGAAAAACTCCTGCCGATCATCGTCGAACGCCTCACCGCCGCCGGCCTGATGCCCGCAGAATAG
- a CDS encoding Do family serine endopeptidase: MTKHVSKLLAFLSVAVLMLLTVALAPMFSQAERQPGEIVQTAAAATESGKVIAPAPQVPQSQEQIYLSFAPLVKQASPAVVNVYTAKTVQSRVTPMEQLLYGVPAQGAVQNSLGSGVIVGAEGIVVTNNHVIQGADSFRVVLSDRREYPAELLLADERTDLAVLKIDTGGERLPTLGFADTRAVQVGDLVLAIGNPFGVGQTVTNGIISATARTDVGVSDYSFFLQTDAAVNPGNSGGALINTKGELVGVNTAIYSRTGGSVGIGFAIPSEMVKRVVDAAVNGGTFVRPWLGLAAQAVSFDIAKTQGLDRPVGVIVTEVYPGGPAAKSGLRRGDLVTAIDGREVFDEKGLKFLAAVRNPGEQAQLTVLRAGEAQTIGVKVEPPPGATEADVVLLADASIFNGARVIELSPRLAEENGLDPFSKGSGIYVHSVTRGTISRNYFKPGDIIRSVNGKSTRTVKDLENILAKGGNEWQIEIERNGRTVKGTVRT; encoded by the coding sequence ATGACCAAACACGTTTCCAAACTGCTGGCCTTCCTCAGCGTGGCCGTCCTCATGCTGCTGACCGTGGCGCTGGCGCCGATGTTCTCGCAGGCCGAGCGCCAGCCCGGTGAGATCGTCCAGACCGCTGCCGCCGCGACCGAATCGGGAAAAGTCATCGCTCCGGCGCCGCAGGTTCCCCAGTCGCAGGAGCAAATCTATCTCAGCTTCGCGCCGCTTGTGAAACAGGCCTCGCCCGCGGTGGTCAACGTCTACACCGCCAAGACCGTGCAGAGCCGCGTCACGCCGATGGAGCAGCTGCTCTACGGCGTGCCCGCCCAGGGCGCCGTCCAGAACTCGCTCGGCTCCGGCGTCATAGTCGGCGCTGAAGGCATCGTGGTCACCAACAACCATGTCATCCAGGGCGCCGACAGCTTCCGCGTCGTGCTCAGCGACCGGCGTGAATACCCCGCCGAACTGCTGCTCGCCGACGAGCGCACCGACCTCGCAGTCCTGAAGATCGACACGGGCGGCGAACGCCTGCCGACCCTCGGCTTCGCCGACACCCGCGCCGTGCAGGTCGGCGATCTCGTTCTCGCCATCGGCAACCCGTTCGGCGTCGGCCAGACCGTCACCAACGGCATCATCTCCGCCACCGCCCGCACCGATGTCGGCGTCTCCGACTACTCCTTCTTCCTGCAGACCGACGCGGCCGTGAACCCCGGCAACTCGGGCGGCGCCCTGATCAATACCAAGGGCGAACTCGTCGGCGTCAACACCGCGATCTACTCGCGCACCGGCGGCTCGGTCGGCATCGGCTTCGCCATCCCGTCCGAAATGGTCAAGCGCGTTGTCGACGCCGCGGTCAATGGCGGCACCTTCGTGCGCCCCTGGCTCGGTCTCGCCGCGCAGGCGGTCAGTTTCGACATCGCGAAGACGCAGGGCCTCGACCGCCCTGTGGGCGTGATCGTCACCGAGGTCTATCCGGGCGGCCCGGCCGCCAAGTCCGGCCTGCGCCGCGGCGATCTCGTCACCGCCATCGACGGCCGCGAAGTGTTCGATGAGAAGGGCCTGAAATTCCTCGCCGCCGTGCGCAATCCGGGCGAACAGGCCCAGCTCACCGTGCTGCGCGCCGGTGAAGCGCAGACCATCGGCGTCAAGGTCGAGCCGCCGCCGGGCGCCACCGAAGCCGACGTCGTGCTGCTCGCCGATGCCTCCATCTTCAACGGCGCCCGCGTCATCGAACTCTCGCCGCGCCTCGCCGAGGAAAACGGCCTCGACCCGTTCTCGAAAGGCTCGGGCATCTATGTCCACTCGGTCACGCGCGGCACCATCTCGCGCAACTATTTCAAGCCGGGCGACATCATCCGCTCCGTGAACGGAAAGTCGACCAGGACGGTGAAGGACCTCGAGAACATCCTCGCGAAGGGTGGCAACGAGTGGCAGATCGAGATCGAGCGCAACGGCCGCACCGTCAAGGGCACCGTGCGCACCTGA
- a CDS encoding acyl-CoA dehydrogenase family protein, producing the protein MDLSLSPADLKFQKEVRDWIGANFDEGLRARMALSKNGYVDKASQVAWQKKLASKGWIAPNWPKQYGGPGLSTTERYILHSELSSAGTPSVAPFGVSMVAPVIMAFGNDEQKKKHLPSILSSDVWWCQGYSEPGAGSDLASLQMSAVRDGDDYVLNGSKIWTTLAQWADMIFCLVRTSKEGKPQEGISFIVFSMRLPGITIRPLPTLDGPAEGQHEINQVFFENVRVPIKDALIGKENEGWTYAKYLLEFERGNAYAPGLRHMLKKTKKIASKEIDGDEPVIRNPDFARKLALLEMRIETLDATERRVLSSLSAGQNVGPESSMLKCAGSEAQQAITELTLEAAGLYANPFVQDTVALADPGSNAKSPTPDYALTAAPSYFNYRKTSIYAGSNEIQRNIMAKAVLGL; encoded by the coding sequence ATGGATCTCTCCCTTTCGCCGGCCGACCTGAAATTCCAGAAAGAGGTGCGCGACTGGATCGGCGCCAATTTCGATGAGGGCCTGCGCGCCCGCATGGCGCTGTCCAAGAACGGCTATGTCGACAAGGCGAGCCAGGTGGCCTGGCAGAAGAAGCTCGCCTCCAAAGGCTGGATCGCGCCGAACTGGCCGAAACAGTATGGCGGCCCGGGCCTGTCCACGACCGAGCGCTATATCCTCCATTCGGAACTCTCGAGCGCCGGCACACCCAGCGTTGCGCCTTTCGGCGTGTCGATGGTGGCCCCGGTCATCATGGCCTTCGGCAACGACGAGCAGAAGAAGAAACACCTGCCATCCATCCTCTCGTCGGACGTCTGGTGGTGCCAGGGCTATTCCGAGCCGGGCGCCGGCTCCGACCTTGCCTCGCTCCAGATGAGCGCAGTGCGCGACGGCGACGACTATGTCCTCAACGGCTCCAAGATCTGGACCACGCTCGCCCAATGGGCCGACATGATCTTCTGTCTTGTGCGCACCTCGAAAGAAGGCAAGCCGCAGGAAGGCATCAGCTTCATCGTCTTCTCCATGAGGCTCCCCGGCATCACGATCCGCCCGCTGCCGACGCTCGATGGGCCGGCGGAAGGCCAGCACGAGATCAACCAGGTCTTCTTCGAAAACGTCCGCGTACCGATCAAGGACGCGCTGATCGGCAAGGAAAACGAAGGCTGGACCTACGCGAAATACCTGCTCGAGTTCGAGCGCGGCAACGCCTACGCGCCCGGCCTGCGCCACATGCTCAAGAAGACGAAGAAGATCGCCTCGAAGGAAATCGATGGCGACGAGCCGGTGATCCGCAACCCTGACTTCGCCCGCAAGCTGGCGCTGCTCGAAATGCGCATCGAAACCCTCGATGCCACGGAGCGGCGCGTGCTCTCGTCGCTGTCCGCCGGTCAGAACGTCGGGCCCGAAAGTTCGATGCTCAAATGCGCAGGCTCCGAAGCCCAGCAGGCGATCACCGAACTGACGCTCGAAGCCGCCGGCCTCTATGCGAATCCGTTCGTGCAGGACACTGTCGCCCTGGCCGATCCCGGCTCGAACGCGAAGTCGCCGACGCCCGATTATGCACTCACGGCGGCGCCGAGCTACTTCAACTACCGCAAGACCTCGATCTATGCGGGTTCGAACGAAATCCAGCGCAACATCATGGCGAAGGCGGTGCTCGGCCTGTGA
- a CDS encoding MFS transporter: protein MTTSTASKPSLFTRIAFGIGGAAEGIKNNGFEYVLLFFYSNILGVEAGLVAVALLFALIIDAVSDPVVGYWSDNLRTKYGRRHPFMYAALIPVAITYYFTWNPLPGLSGNELFVWLFACTILVRLSFTFYEVPSTALAAELTQDYDARTSLMSIRYFFGWFGGLSIQILLFWFLLVPTPETPVGVFNIAGWNTYGAVSAACIFLAVLICTVGTHSHIPHLKAPPAARKLTLGTVFREIFETISNPSFRALFLATLFGLVASGISATLNQYINTIFWGFDNEQIAKITGAVYISAVLALIIAPMIGKAFGKKRGAIVIGVLAFTIAPLPVFLRLLGFLPPNGTPELFNIIISITIFDLALIIVTQMLMGSMVADIVEDSELQTGRRSEGIFFAGISFIRKLSQGAGVMTASMVLAVAGMSQGGGGAGATEESIRNLGWGYAISLLSAWTLMLVCVSFYRISRESHAENLRSLSERDAAATATGAD from the coding sequence ATGACGACGTCCACCGCTTCGAAACCGAGCCTCTTCACACGCATCGCCTTCGGCATCGGCGGCGCTGCCGAGGGCATCAAGAACAACGGGTTCGAATACGTCCTCCTGTTCTTCTATTCCAACATCCTCGGCGTCGAGGCGGGACTGGTCGCGGTCGCGCTGCTGTTTGCGTTGATCATCGATGCGGTCTCCGACCCCGTCGTCGGCTACTGGTCGGACAACCTGCGCACCAAGTATGGCCGCCGCCACCCGTTCATGTACGCCGCGCTGATTCCGGTCGCGATCACCTATTACTTCACATGGAACCCGCTGCCGGGCCTGTCGGGCAATGAACTCTTCGTCTGGCTGTTTGCCTGCACGATCCTGGTGCGCCTCTCCTTCACCTTCTACGAAGTGCCCTCGACCGCGCTCGCGGCTGAGCTGACGCAGGACTACGACGCCCGCACCTCGCTCATGTCGATCCGCTACTTCTTCGGCTGGTTCGGAGGTCTGTCGATCCAGATCCTGCTGTTCTGGTTCCTCCTCGTGCCCACGCCGGAAACGCCCGTTGGCGTTTTCAACATCGCCGGCTGGAATACCTACGGCGCCGTCTCTGCAGCGTGCATCTTCCTCGCCGTGCTGATCTGCACGGTTGGCACCCACAGCCACATCCCGCACCTGAAGGCGCCGCCGGCTGCCCGCAAGCTCACCCTCGGCACGGTGTTCCGCGAAATCTTCGAGACGATCTCCAACCCGTCCTTCCGGGCGCTGTTCCTCGCCACCCTGTTCGGCCTCGTCGCCAGCGGGATTTCCGCAACGCTCAACCAGTACATCAACACGATCTTCTGGGGCTTCGACAACGAACAGATCGCGAAGATCACCGGCGCCGTCTATATCTCGGCCGTCCTTGCCCTGATCATCGCGCCGATGATCGGCAAGGCGTTCGGCAAGAAGCGCGGCGCCATCGTCATCGGTGTCCTCGCCTTCACCATCGCGCCACTACCGGTCTTCCTGCGCCTCCTCGGGTTCCTGCCGCCCAACGGCACCCCGGAGCTGTTCAACATCATCATCTCGATCACGATCTTCGATCTCGCCCTGATCATCGTCACCCAGATGCTGATGGGGTCGATGGTGGCCGACATCGTCGAGGACAGCGAACTGCAGACCGGGCGGCGCTCGGAAGGCATCTTCTTCGCCGGCATCAGCTTCATCCGGAAGCTCTCGCAGGGCGCCGGCGTGATGACCGCCTCGATGGTGCTCGCCGTGGCCGGCATGTCGCAGGGCGGCGGCGGGGCAGGGGCCACCGAGGAGTCGATCCGCAACCTCGGCTGGGGCTACGCCATCTCGCTGCTCAGCGCCTGGACGCTGATGCTGGTCTGCGTCAGCTTCTACCGGATCAGCCGCGAATCACACGCCGAAAACCTGCGCTCCCTGAGCGAACGGGACGCCGCCGCAACCGCCACGGGAGCCGACTGA
- a CDS encoding serine/threonine protein phosphatase, with translation MATSIDRFLSASRDRLNFFGRTASALRNRIQQGRGRAERGNDAEQSAPSSRAQPPVHRKCAVPEGVCLYAVGDIHGRRDLLEKLVDLIAEDAANLPDGIKPQIVFLGDYIDRGLQSRDVINYFTSGALDRFEPIYLMGNHEEALLRFLQEASFGSQWARYGGSETLYSYGLAPPNQRASLNSHEEMSAARDAWTRVWNEFRARFPAEHLAFFQSLLPYYSAGDYLFVHAGLRPGIDLAEQSSRDMLWIRDEFLEDEAPFEQMVVHGHTPMDSVHYDNRRIGLDTGAFLTGRLTAARLTGTDVAFLST, from the coding sequence ATGGCCACGTCAATCGACAGGTTCTTGTCGGCCTCGCGTGATCGGCTGAACTTCTTCGGCCGCACGGCCAGCGCATTGCGCAACCGCATCCAGCAGGGACGCGGCCGCGCCGAGCGCGGGAACGACGCAGAACAATCCGCGCCATCGTCAAGGGCGCAGCCGCCGGTCCACCGCAAGTGTGCGGTGCCGGAGGGGGTGTGCCTGTACGCGGTCGGCGATATCCATGGCCGCCGCGACCTGCTTGAGAAACTGGTCGACCTGATTGCAGAGGATGCGGCCAACCTGCCCGACGGCATCAAGCCGCAGATCGTGTTCCTCGGCGACTATATCGACCGCGGCCTGCAGTCGCGCGATGTGATCAACTATTTCACCAGCGGCGCGCTCGACCGGTTCGAGCCGATCTACCTGATGGGCAACCATGAAGAAGCGCTGCTGCGCTTCCTGCAGGAAGCCTCGTTCGGCAGCCAGTGGGCGCGTTATGGCGGATCGGAGACGCTGTATTCCTATGGCCTCGCCCCGCCCAACCAGCGCGCCAGCCTGAACTCGCACGAGGAAATGTCGGCGGCGCGCGATGCCTGGACCCGGGTGTGGAACGAATTCCGCGCGCGTTTCCCCGCAGAGCACCTCGCCTTCTTCCAGTCGCTCCTGCCTTACTATTCTGCGGGCGATTACCTGTTCGTCCACGCCGGCCTGCGTCCGGGCATCGACCTTGCCGAGCAGAGCTCGCGGGACATGCTCTGGATCCGGGACGAATTCCTCGAGGATGAGGCGCCATTCGAGCAGATGGTGGTGCATGGACATACACCAATGGATTCAGTGCATTACGACAACCGGCGCATTGGCCTCGACACCGGCGCCTTCCTGACCGGACGCCTGACAGCGGCCCGGCTGACCGGCACGGATGTTGCTTTCCTGAGCACCTGA